From Felis catus isolate Fca126 chromosome B4, F.catus_Fca126_mat1.0, whole genome shotgun sequence:
tCCATTATAAAGCTTAAGGAGTACGCCGTTGGAGACACAAGCAAAGCATAAGGCGTCTGCACACAAGTAGTCACTGAATAATTCGCAAAGGTAGTctgattattagaaaaataacttgCAGTTATTGGATGTGAAGCGGCCGTAGCCTGCCAAAGATATTTATGGAGGTAAGTTTGTCCTTTCACTACTGCAGTTAAAACTGGAGCTACCCAGCCGGAAGTAGAaattctatttacatttattggATCGGGTAGAAGAGTTTGATCCCACCCTTTGTAATTtgtcttatttctaaaataaggcTTATAATCTGCAAAAGGATCAGGACTAGTCCAATCAAAAATGCGTGTAATCCCGTCCATGGCTTGCAGAATTTGTGGCCGagtagaattaaaataacaagaaaccCAATAAGGAGCACTAGGCATAAGTCTAAAAAACTTTTGAGAGCAGTCTGGTAGGCCAAGAGGGTGAGGTAGGTAAAAAGGAGAGTAATTATCGAAAGGCCACTTTCTTACCGGAGTTGCTTCAATCCCCGGTGCTATAAGGCGAACCATTTGTAAATGCCTCTCTTCCGATTGACTTTGCTTACCTCTCGTAGATGATGATTCAAATTTAGATGGTGGTGGATGGTCAAAAATTATACCTGTGGTTTGGAGTCCGACACATTGTGGAAAGTTTTGGGAGTATGGCCAAACAGTagggatagaaaaacaaataggcaTAGAAGGCGAAGTTCCCAAGTaggtataattataattaatagttGGAGTAGTATGAGAATCAGAGTATACGATTTTTGGACCCCCCATAATAGCagtattattaacaataaaatgTGTAGTATTATCATCCCAGGTTACTGGATGAAAGTGAGGAGGATTAGGAAAGAAAGCCCAGAATTGTTCTGCACTACAGGTACTTACTTGACACGCGAGGATTGATAGCATAGCAACGAACAAAACAGAAGGACTGAGTGTGCAGCCTTGGCTTAAAACCAAGTGTTCAGCTTGAGCAGCCAACTTCTTAAGCTGTCCCCATGTTGGAGGGGGGGCAGCCAAGGTGGCCGCTGTCTTGAGGTGAAAAAGATTAGGTTTCTCCAGTGAGAGCCTTTTAAATTCTGCAACAGGAGGTTTGTCACAATTGCGCCGTTTCCTGCTCTTGTTCATTTTTAGTGGTTACAGGTACTTTACTGGGAAAggaatttacacatttaatatgCCTATCTGGTAACCAAAGTGGAGAATCAGCTTCCTTAGGAAAGACACAAGCATATCCCCTGCCAGAAGTAAGCAAAATGTCAGGCCCTTTCCATTTACCAGATAAAAGGTCTTTCCACATTACTGTAGGTTTGACAGTATTTCTTGGTTCCCAGTGTCGTTGCATATTATTAAGATCATCATGTCCTAGATTAACATAATTAAGAACAAATAGAGCATGAGTAAGAATGTGGTGAGGAGAGTTATACTTGAAATCAGAGGCTTGTAATCtagatataaatgtttttaaagtttgatttgcTCTTTCTATTCTGCTTTCCATAACAAGTATTGATCACCAGAAAGACAACTCTTAGCTATCTGAGTCCAATCAAAAGGAGTCATCCAATAGTCTGTAAGAGAATCCACTAATGCTAAGGTATAAGGAGCACTGACTCCATAAGCTGAACATGCCGTTTTTAGCTCTTTTATGAGTTTGTAGGGAACAGGAGTCCATTGAGGATCCCCAGCCCTCGGATCAGACTCCTTTTGTGGGCCATATGTTACCGGAAAACACAATGAGAAGTCTATGTCTCCTGCTTCAATAGCTTGTAGCTTAGTTTTTTGCATTAAGGAGACACAACTTTTATTAGGCAATTTCCCTGGAGGTCTAGGGTGATCATTAATTATAAAATCTCCAGGTGGGACATTATTTCTTGAAGATGACTTAAGGGTCAATTTTTCTAGAGGGGGATAATCTTCCCCTTGCTTCTCCATTTCATATTTAATCTCTTCATCAGCTAAATCAATATCATTCCCTTCTTGATCTGAATCTTCTTGGGCTTCCATGGCCATAACTGCCTTCGAACTCGAGGGCATGGTCCCATAGGAGGTTGCAACTTTAGTATCCAACCTGGTACTCTCATGTACAGGATCTAAGGCATCTCTAACCaaattccagagagaaaaagtatCTACAGGAACCTTCTCTGGCCCATGTAAAGTATAATAAGTTTTTAATTGCTGCCCTACCTTTTCCCAGGTTTCCACATTTACAGTTCCCTCTTCTGGAAACCAAGGACATTGTTCTTGCACGAAATGCAAAAATCTAGAAATTTGTGATCCACTTACCTTTATTCCTCTTTGTCTAAGCATATGAACAATAATATCAATGAACAATCGTCTCTCTTTGGACTCTGAGTTACCCATACTTACTTAGTTCTTGAGATCTCTCACTCTATATAAGATAGAGGGGTCTGCAGCACCCTGTCTCAAGCTCCTATTCCACCCCGAAATATCCTCTATATACTTACCCAATTCAGGTCCCTGTTCGGGCGCCACTtgccggagaccagctccagcagtcAGGGTTCCTGATGGGATGGGTGGACGTCGGCGAAGGAAGTCACACTTTAGTTTCTGCACATCAGCCTTTATTGCAGGTAGCGAAGGAGTTATTTATCACTTGGGGACCGGAGTCTTAACAGGTGGGGGATAACTAATTCTACATGATAGGCATGAGGCAGGCATGAGTGTACCGACATATATAGTCTAACATGATTATtttcagggaaaggggaaggtacaaagttcacagaaagttcctcaaaggttatttcctcagtttacataaggtagatacaatgaaaagaaatctttaacaatgtcacaaACAGGGTCATTTATCTTATTACAATTCTTGTGTAAAGTTCACCAGGTTCTTAGGGTCATGATAACTTTTTTAAGAAGCTTTACAATGTTGTTGTGTTCATATTGACGCAGTCagagttttacaatttatttatacacattagGGTACAGgttgtcttctaatccattgtACACTTCACAATGGCAACCTTTAGGATTAGTCATAAACTTAGGACACAATGCATTGCAATATCTTGGCCAGGGGCAACATCTAAAcatatctttgactaa
This genomic window contains:
- the LOC111560781 gene encoding endogenous retrovirus group K member 6 Env polyprotein-like isoform X1, translated to MNKSRKRRNCDKPPVAEFKRLSLEKPNLFHLKTAATLAAPPPTWGQLKKLAAQAEHLVLSQGCTLSPSVLFVAMLSILACQVSTCSAEQFWAFFPNPPHFHPVTWDDNTTHFIVNNTAIMGGPKIVYSDSHTTPTINYNYTYLGTSPSMPICFSIPTVWPYSQNFPQCVGLQTTGIIFDHPPPSKFESSSTRGKQSQSEERHLQMVRLIAPGIEATPVRKWPFDNYSPFYLPHPLGLPDCSQKFFRLMPSAPYWVSCYFNSTRPQILQAMDGITRIFDWTSPDPFADYKPYFRNKTNYKGWDQTLLPDPINVNRISTSGWVAPVLTAVVKGQTYLHKYLWQATAASHPITASYFSNNQTTFANYSVTTCVQTPYALLVSPTAYSLSFIMDPKTKLITTSCKECILTNCMRPELKAKAFVLLRQPPYIMVPVNVTDSWHENSGLEALQKLDSLMRPKRFIAALILGITALITIVTSLTVSTIALAQEVHTAHFTNELSKNVTTALTTQEIIDRKLDDKVNVLEEAVMAIGQEILTLKIQLSLRCHSDYKWICVTPLRVNESEHNWERVQSHILGVWNHSDLGIDLSKLHKQISDINHASEEFSPEGIAQSLYDNFSSWVSGSSLTTLLINVGVALLVLLICLLLIPVFFKVLARSLQKLTAEVQLLALKNKKGGNEGTSRMKSHSALP
- the LOC111560781 gene encoding endogenous retrovirus group K member 6 Env polyprotein-like isoform X2 encodes the protein MNKSRKRRNCDKPPVAEFKRLSLEKPNLFHLKTAATLAAPPPTWGQLKKLAAQAEHLVLSQGCTLSPSVLFVAMLSILACQVSTCSAEQFWAFFPNPPHFHPVTWDDNTTHFIVNNTAIMGGPKIVYSDSHTTPTINYNYTYLGTSPSMPICFSIPTVWPYSQNFPQCVGLQTTGIIFDHPPPSKFESSSTRGKQSQSEERHLQMVRLIAPGIEATPVRKWPFDNYSPFYLPHPLGLPDCSQKFFRLMPSAPYWVSCYFNSTRPQILQAMDGITRIFDWTSPDPFADYKPYFRNKTNYKGWDQTLLPDPINVNRISTSGWVAPVLTAVVKGQTYLHKYLWQATAASHPITASYFSNNQTTFANYSVTTCVQTPYALLVSPTAYSLSFIMDPKTKLITTSCKECILTNCMRPELKAKAFVLLRQPPYIMVPVNVTDSWHENSGLEALQKLDSLMRPKRFIAALILGITALITIVTSLTVSTIALAQEVHTAHFTNELSKNVTTALTTQEIIDRKLDDKVNVLEEAVMAIGQEILTLKIQLSLRCHSDYKWICVTPLRVNESEHNWERVQSHILGVWNHSDLGIDLIFFKVLARSLQKLTAEVQLLALKNKKGGNEGTSRMKSHSALP